ATGGGCCGAGTTTGCTTGCTGCCATCCAAGGATTATCTTTCGATTCGATGATCAACCGTTTGGTGGCCATAAGATCCAAAGAAGCATTTGTTGCCAAACGAAGGAAAAATCAAAACTCGAAAGACGAGGGTTAATGTTACCCTACCAATCTTTTGTCGAAAAACTCTCTAAGGACTTCGATGAACTTCCCGACACACCAGAAATCAAATCTGGTGTCATCTTTCCACTTTTTGGATCCAAAGAATCTGCAGAAGGAATCATCCTTACCGAACGTTCGAAAAATCTTAAATCCCACCCAGGCCAGATCTCCTTTCCTGGAGGAGTGAAAGAAGAGGAAGATCCCAATCTCCTTGTCACAGCCCTTCGAGAATGGGAAGAAGAGATGGGAGTCCACCGTTCCACTCTCAAAGTTTTAGGAAAACTAGAAGGCCTGCATACAAGGACGGGTTTCCATATCACACCGTTTTTGGCCAGTTATGAAGGAGATTTTTCTTTTTATCACAATACGGCCGAAGTGGACCGGGTTATTCTTCTTCCGTTTTCCGATCT
Above is a window of Leptospira wolbachii serovar Codice str. CDC DNA encoding:
- a CDS encoding NUDIX hydrolase, yielding MLPYQSFVEKLSKDFDELPDTPEIKSGVIFPLFGSKESAEGIILTERSKNLKSHPGQISFPGGVKEEEDPNLLVTALREWEEEMGVHRSTLKVLGKLEGLHTRTGFHITPFLASYEGDFSFYHNTAEVDRVILLPFSDLWTRPFYAIQVPGREHFAYYFDLGDGLLWGATCELILRFLREHSSFDRTPLIVKPNLLKPPFLDPKSL